One Carettochelys insculpta isolate YL-2023 chromosome 1, ASM3395843v1, whole genome shotgun sequence genomic window, TGTAAACCCCTCCCTCTGGTGCCGGTCTCTCCAGAACAGGAGTCATGGAATcccaggactggcagggacctggagaggtcatcaagtccatcctcctccactcatggaaggaccaagcactaaCTAGACCATCCATGActgtcaaacctgctcttaaatatctccagtgatggagattccacaaccttcctaggcgatttattccagtggttagcCACCTTGGCAGTTGGGAAATTTTTTCCGAATGgtcaacctaaacctccgttgctgcagtttaagcccattgcttcttgtcctatcattagatgttgagaatattttttttcactttccttCTTGCAATGccttttcaggtacttgaaagctgttattatggccactctctgtctcctcttttccagactaaaaaatcccagttctttcagccttccttcgcaagtcacattctctagacctttactcatttctgtggctcttctctgaaccttctccagtttctcctcctccctcctgatATGCAcatcccagaactggacacaggtttacagctgaggtctaatcagcgcaGAAAATGGCTTCTCCTGGCTTTCTTATGACACTTGTTAATCCAGTGATTTGGGCTGGCAGGATGCTGCGTCAGGGAAGCTCACACATCACTGTCAGTAACagatggtctgaggaagtgggtctgtcccacgaaagctcacctaataaactattttgctggtctttaaagtgctacttgactgctttttgttttcactgtcagtgaCACCTACTGCCCAGCTGTGGAGGGAGGAAGACAAGGGGTTGGAGGGGTGACTTGAGGGATTATCTTTTATTCCAGATGGTTTTTCACTAGGGGATGTTGTAAAGACCCAATGTGTAACTTGGCTCAAACAAGATTCAGAAAACTCCAGTGGGGGACAGACCCATCAGTGACGACTGGCCAGGGTGGTCAGGTTGCACCTGTGTGGCCAGGGGGTCActgactctggggctggggctgggcctggacaACAGGGGAAGGAGCAGTTGGTAAATTTCCTGGTTCTGTTCTTTTCCGTGAAGCCCCAGCACAGGCCAGTGCCAGGCgatgggaccctgggctggaagaAATTGCTCAAACTCAGGCTGGCTGCTGTTATGTCCCTATGCAGGATAATGGCTGGAAGCATCACAAGCCAGGGGCAATTAGCTCCTGCTGCTGTAAATAGCTTCTCTGCCTGATTAGTCCCTGTTCACACCTCAGCCTCTGCCTGTGTCCCCAGGGGCTGTGTGACCTCCCAGGACCTGCTGCACTGCAGGGAGAGCGTATAAACACCCCCGGAGCGGAGCTGGGCAGTCTGCGGCGCACgctccaggcagcctgggcccGGAGGCTCTTTCCTTCCATGGTGAAGATCATTGTCACATCTTCTCCGGTGAGTCCAGggcaatgagtgtgtgtgtgtgtgtgtgtgtgtgtgtgtgtgtgtgtgtgagtgagtcaCATCTTCCTCGGTGAGTCCAGggcaatgagtgtgtgtgtgtgtgtgtgtgagtcacATCTTCCTCGGTGAGTCTAGggcaatgagtgtgtgtgtgtgtgtgtgtgtgtgagtcacATCTTCCTCGGTGAGTCTAGggcaatgagtgtgtgtgtgtgtgtgtgtgtgtgagtcacATCTTCCTCGGTGAGTCTAGggcaatgagtgtgtgtgtgtgtgtgtgtgagtcacATCTTCTCCGGTGAGTCCAGggcaatgagtgtgtgtgtgtgtgtgtgtgtgtgtgtgtgtgtgtgtgtgagtgagtcaCATCTTCCTCGGTGAGTCTAGggcaatgagtgtgtgtgtgtgtgtgtgtgagtcacATCTTCCTCGGTGAGTCCAGggcaatgagtgtgtgtgtgtgtgtgtgtgtgtgagtcacATCTTCCTCGGTGAGTCTAGggcaatgagtgtgtgtgtgtatgtgtgtgtgtgtgtgtgtgtgtgtgtgtgtgtgtgtgtgagtcacATCTTCCTCGGTGAGTCTAGggcaatgagtgtgtgtgtgtgtgtgtgtgtgtgtgagtcacATCTTCCTCGGTGAGTCTAGggcaatgagtgtgtgtgtgtgtgtgtgggtgggagagagagagcgacagagagagagagacccctcTGGGCAGAGTTTCAAGGGGAGAGTTTCAAGGCCAGCAAACCTGCACACATTGCTATTCTCTCAGCTGCACTGCTGAACTTCTGCCCCTGCCTGGTTCGCTGGTTCCAGGCAAGTCTCCTCTGGACAGATCAGCTCAGGGTCCAGCCTGCTCAGCAGAGTCCCTGCCGCTCCTGGACAGAAACCAGCCAGTTGAGGATGGGGTAAGGAGGAATCTGATGAGGTGTTCGCAGATGAAACCTCCCGCGCCCTGCATGAGAGTTCCCTGCCCCACGGCTCTGCCGTAGGAGGAGGGATTTCTCCCATTGCCACTGGCCAGTGTTTCTCTGCACTGGCAGGACGGCCGGTGCACGAGGTGGGTGGTTCTGGGGCACCAGGCCCTGGCAGGAAGTGCAGAGCCCATAGAGCTCTAGTTCTCCCTGCTGTTCCCTGCTGACCCCAGCCCGGCACCTCTGCCCGCTGACCCAGCACTGCTTCCCCCATCCTGACTGAGCACATCAGCGTGTGACACAGAAACACACAGACGCACAAATACACAGACCCATTGTCACCCACACTGACACCCTCGCTCGCATACGCTCACAGACACACTCTCCCACCCCGTGACACACAGTAACactcacacaaacacatacacattcTGTCGGTCACAGacacagtgacacacacacacacacacacacactcagttgGCATAAGGGAAAATAAAACTGAGGGCGGCCCAGGAAGAGAACTAGAGGGCAGCACAtctccccaccagctgcttcCCTCGTACTGCCCCTCCTGTGGCTGGCTTCACCCCGGCTTTCCGCCGGCTCCCTTTGGCTGCCCACCCTGGAGCCggctcagccccctgccagcgCACACGGACACAgacaggctcccagccagcaggggtGAGTGTGacctgcagtgctgctgggctggctccggtgtgggagcagaggcagggctgagccattCCCGGTACCAGTCCCAGGGGTTTGtactcagcccagcccagccctgacctgCCTCCATGCCCCATGCTCCAGCGGGACGGGAGCCAGCAGggtgtgcagccagcagcagggaatCACCCCCAGTTCCTAGCAAGGAACGTCCTTCTCAGGCTGCCAGAGACAGAGATATCAGGCCAGGAGGGACCCCCATGAGAtcagctgctctgagctcctgagTGAGACCTGCCCTGGTCATGTTGGAGCCAGTCATCTGGCAAAGCATCTCACAGCTGCCCTGGCAAGTCAACACAACCCTAATTTAATAGTGTGAACCTTCCCTCTACTCTGATCACGACGAGCGTGGGGCCAGTATCTCCACCTCCTTCCTGTAGAATTTTTCTGAACAGTGGACAACAGAGCCGTTTGGAACAtaggaacagccacactgggccataccaaaggtccatctagccctgggTCCTAttttccaacagaggccaatgtctGATGCCCCAGAGCAAGTGGATCAAACAAGTAACAGTCAAGCCGtctctctcctgacatccatctccagcctctgacagaggctggggacaccattccttacccctcCTGCctactagccattgatggacctaatctgCATGAACGTATAtacttcttttttgaatcctgttaaagttttggtcttcacaacatcctccggcaaggagttccacaggtctgctgtgcactgtgggaagaaaaacttccttgtgttagttttaaaccttctacccattaatttcattcagtgacccCTACTTCTTATgctatgggagcaagtaaataactaaTTCTTACAAggtttttccacaccagtcacaattttatacacctctatcatatctccccttaatcttctttcttctaagatgaaaagtcccagtctttttaatatttCGTTATATGGtcccctttccaaacccttcatcatttctgttgctctttgctgaaacttttccaatacagatatatatatattttgataTGAAGCATCTGACATTTGTATGCACTATTCAAGATgcaggtgtaccatggatttacacagatgcaataagatattctctcttATTCATTATCCCTATTTAAATTATTGCTAGCATTCTGTtggcctttttgactgctgcagcacattgagtggatgttttcagagaactattcacagtgattacaaaatctctctctttagTGGTTATAGTTAAATTAGTCCCCATTGcatgtatgtatagttgggattattttttccaatgtgcattcgtttatatttatcaacattacaacgtatttgccattttgttcccAATTGCTTAGTTCTATGAAATCTTTTTGAATCTTCAGAGTCTACTTTGTTCTTAGCTGTTGCAAACAGTTTAGTATCTTTAGCACATTTTGCCACCTCagtgtttacccctttttctagatcatttatagataggttgaataggattagtCCCCACACAGGCCTTTGGTGAAAAACATTAGTTAcctctctctattctgaaaatttacctgcttattcctaccctttgtttcctgtcttttaaccagttttcaatctATGAGAGGATTTTccatcttatcccatgacaacttattttactgaagagcctttggtgagggaacttatcaaaggctttctggaaatctaagcacaTTATAGCCACTGGATCCTCCTTGTCTGCATGCTTATTGacccccctcaaagaactctagggctgtgtctacactaactccctactttgaaggaaggatggtaaatcgggtgtcaggagattattaacgaAGCGCTGTGCTGCTCATGCAGGGagtcattaagctaattctctctcgcggcaacttcgaagtgttaaaattggctcgcgtgtagctgtggctaaacCACTGGTATGTTGAAGTccctttcagcgcctcattagtattcttcgaagtGATCATTAACATGGCTATTTGGAAGATTTCTGTAAGTGTAGATACGGCCACTGTGTTTTTCAGTTTGGGGTACActtttaagttgggcctctattatggtgtctttgaaaagtttccatgcagctttcagagattttacttttggcagatcccttttaatttctgtttaaataacctcctcatttttgtatagttTCCCTTTCTGGAACTAAATGCCACAGTGTTAGGCTGCTGAGTTGCTTTACCCACCATAGGGAacttaaattttattacattatagtttctatttccaagtggtccagttatatttacctcttggaccagatcctttgctccactaaatcaagaattgcatcTCCCTTtaggttccagaaccagctgctccaagaaccagtcatttaaggtatcaagaaatttaatctctgcatcccatccccaGGTGACGTGTACCCAGTTAACATGGGGATAGCTGAAATTCCCCATTATTACTGAGGGATTTTATTTTGGTagactctctaatctcccttgGCATTTCAGAatcactatcactatcctggGCAGGTGGTCGGTGATATAatggtaatatatccctactgctataatCTTATTATTAGAGTGATTAGGTGAGCAGAATCACTTGGTTCCCTTTACATGCACTAATGTTGGAAATGAAATGAATAACTGAAGTAACCTTCTTTTTGCTGACTGATGCCATGGAATATCTGGAGCCCAGCTGTTCAAGGTTAATTCCAAACAACTACTCATTGATTTccctggggagagcagccccaggctccAAGAGAGGGCTGTTGTGAATTGTGGTTGTGCAAATCACTGTAGAACTGCAGGTCTCTTCCCTGACACCTGTTTGCAGGGAAACTCACAGGTTCATTTTGCATTTGCCCAGGGTGTTCGGCGCTGGCCGGGACAGCGACTGCTCATCATGACAGATTTCAATAGCAGCAGCTTCCAGCCCGCAATGTTCCATCTGACGGGGTTCCCGGGCCAGGAAGCTGTTTACCACTGTATCGCTGTCCTGTTTATGTTGTTATACATCACTGCCATTGTCGGGAACTGCCTTGTTCTCTGCATCGTCTGGGCAGACCGGCACCTCCATCAGCCCATGTATTGGTTCCTTTGCATGTTGTCAGTCAACGACCTCGGGATGTCTCTGTCAACCCTGCCCACAGTGATGGGCACCTTCTGCTTCCATTTCACGGCCGTCACGTTCAACGCCTGCCTGGCCCAGATGTTTTTCATTCACTCCTTCTCATTCATGGAGTCGGGGATTTTACTGGCCATGTCATTCGACCGCTTTGTCGCCATCTGTAACCCTCTGCGCTACGCAGCCATCTTGACCCACACCAGGATCCTGAAAATTGGACTGGCCATAGTAATTAAAAGTACCAGcatgctcttccccttcccctttctcATTAAACGGCTGcccatctgcaaaagcaatgtcCTGTCCCATGCCTACTGCTTGCACCCGGACATGATGAGGCTGGCGTGTGCAGACACCACAGTCAATAACATCTATGGATTGCTTGCTATTCTCGTCACTTACGGCTTAGACTCACTCTTCATCATCCTCTCTTACATTAAGATTTTGATGACTGTTTTAAATATTGTATCCCATGAGCAGCGCCTCACAGCCCTGAACACCTGCGTCTCCCATATCTGTGCCGTCTTACCCTTTTACGTCCCAATAATTGCTGTCTCTGTTTTGCACAGGTTTGGGAAAAATGCCCCTCTGCTGGTGCATATTCTTATGTCCTATGTCTACCTCTTTGTCCCCCCTGTGTTAAACCCCattgtgtacagtgtgaaaaTGAAGGAGATTCGCAAGAGGATCTTCCGAGTATTTTCTAGGGACAAAATGTGAACTATTAGATGTGTCAGAAATAGTTTTGTTGGAGGAGTTTTGGATGAACATTACATCTTTCGACATACCTGAGCAAGTCTGACGCCCTGCAGAAGGGGCTTTTAACTCCTCTTACATCTTTACAATACAGTACAAGATGTTAAAGGAAATCAAGGTCCGTCGGTCTTTTGGATCAGGGCCTGTGGTTTCCAGTGGGAGGGACCAGCACTTGACACTTCATGGCTGTGACCTGAATACAAAAGGCATCTGTACAATATAGCACTTGCTGGTCTCAGCTGATccacattctccagcaaggaccTTTGCCCAAGCTGTGTGCTCGGTGCTTAGCGTGAGTGGGGATGGGAGGAACACTATCCCAATGGCCAGAGCTTACCAGGGGTTGTGACTTAGGGCAGACCACGCACTTGGTCACAAATTGAGCCCCTTGCTCACACCAGGGGCTCTGGCCatccttctgccccaccccacaagctCTTTGTGTGCCATCCTCTCCACGGGAGTTCAGCCAGCTCCCGCTTCCTCCAGTTCTGGTCTCTCTCTGTCACAGGGGAGACAATTTAAATGGCCATGGAGGGCCTGAGCTGAGACAGGGGGTGGTTGTTATTCAGGGAGTTGTACGTGGCTCCCACCAACCAGAGGTTTGATTGACAGCCACTTCCAGAGGTGGCCGAAGTGGCTGGTGCCACTACACAGATGCTAAGGGTTTCTCCTCGTGTCATTTCTCTTTTTCTGGTGGCTACCACACTCCACAGGGCTGGGCCCACGGATGGCtagaatatatggagatatacctattcatagaacaggaaggggcCTTCAAAGGTCATCGGGTctggtcccctgcactcacagcaggacctatcgccatccctgacagatttgtttGTTTAATGTATTTCCCCCAGATCCCTtattgcccccccgccccaacacacactttaaggattgagctcccagccctgggtttagtaggccagaAACCTTGGAATCAGTTGGCTACAGCACTCAAAGAGCAGCATGTTACAGACAGGTGAAGAAACAGAGACAGGCCACTGGGCCATGTGCTCGCGGGCCTGGGGCTTGGCTGTCAGCGTTCTCTGACAGAGAAGCAGCTTCGAGGAATAAGAAAATACACAAGAATACTGTGCACTGCAAGGGCTTGTGCCATAAATTGTATGAGGCTGTTGTTTGGACAGAGAaccaggcaggagcagagccacaATGTGGTGTCTGTGGCATGCCCTTGGCATTGGAAAGGCTGCACACACCAGCAGCTGGGACATTTCTCGTGGTCTCCTCTCTGAAAACGCCATTTCCAGAACCCTCCCAGTCTGCAGCGATGAGTCAGGTTCCATGAAATGTCCACAGCCTCATGATCAAAACCAGTCATTAGCTTCTTGTTTCCTTAAACCTCCCCCTTTTCAAATGTGGAGGCGGTAAAACCTTTCATTTGACctactgtttttttctctgtttcattTGGAACATTACATGCAGTAAGTCAATCCTACGTACTCACCAGCTGATGGACGCTGCATGGCGTGGAACTGCGACTGGAGcaaattttattgaaaaaaacaAAGAGGGAAAACGAATTTGCTTTATTTCAGTGACAGCATTTTCCAAAAGTGAAGGGAAAGGAGGGCTGGCGTgaggggtgcagaagtggggaagggcagggtgggTGGATTAGAACAGagggttgggaggtggggggctcaaGACAGGGAGTGGGGGGTTAGGGCGGGTGAGTGACAgcagactcagggcagggggtggggtggcatgggggagttgctgggactgggtggctctgctctggcagtggcccctcccagggggcagagctgcactCCCAGGCCGGGGGTGGGATGTGGAGCTACATGCTTGTCATCCAGGGGATGGGCCTTTGTGGGCTAGTgacagcctccagctgccccacccccacccctggccttgcggctgctccagcccccaacctTCCAAAcctctgttccagcctccagcgcCTCCCTTCCTgtggccccaggctgctggggagtgggttgcCTCCTCGAgct contains:
- the LOC142002453 gene encoding olfactory receptor 51I1-like; this translates as MTDFNSSSFQPAMFHLTGFPGQEAVYHCIAVLFMLLYITAIVGNCLVLCIVWADRHLHQPMYWFLCMLSVNDLGMSLSTLPTVMGTFCFHFTAVTFNACLAQMFFIHSFSFMESGILLAMSFDRFVAICNPLRYAAILTHTRILKIGLAIVIKSTSMLFPFPFLIKRLPICKSNVLSHAYCLHPDMMRLACADTTVNNIYGLLAILVTYGLDSLFIILSYIKILMTVLNIVSHEQRLTALNTCVSHICAVLPFYVPIIAVSVLHRFGKNAPLLVHILMSYVYLFVPPVLNPIVYSVKMKEIRKRIFRVFSRDKM